In the Salvia miltiorrhiza cultivar Shanhuang (shh) chromosome 8, IMPLAD_Smil_shh, whole genome shotgun sequence genome, GGAGGAGAACAGGAAAGTCGTCTGGCCAAAGTTGCTGATTGCACTGTCGAGTAAAGAAAAAGAGGAAGATTTTATGGCGATGAAAGGTTGTAAACCGCCTCAAAGGCCCAAGAAAAGGGCCAAGTTGATCCAAAGAACCATATTAGTAAGTCTTTGGTTCCTTCGAAGTTTGAATAGCTAAAATGAATATGGTTAGTCTTAACATATCAGCTCGTCCCTTTCGTTTCTTTTTGTAGTTGGTGAGTCCAGGTGCATGGTTAACGGACTTGTGCCAGGAGAGGTATGAAGTGAGAGAGAAGAAGACTTCTAAGAAGGTAAATAAACCATGGTATATGCTTCTTGGATTGGGGCCTTCTCTCAGTGTTTTCGAAGAGTGTGATGAATTTTGGATGTGTGATTTATTGCAGAAACCTAGAGGTTTGAAAGCTATGGGGACTGTGGAGAGTGATTCAGAGTAAGGGGTTTGtggtggaagagaagatgggaTTTTTGGTTTCATTTTTGGAATATGCAGACAGGTTAGAAACCAGAGGTGGGGGAATAtgatatgatgattgatgatattttatagAGGTGATAGTGATATGAATAGATAATTGTGAGGCTTTGGTAGTGAAGAAGCTTCACCACATTCTGTGTAACGCGTGCTCTCTTTTGTTGTGGCGATTGTATCTCTACTTGTACTGCTCATGCTCTCACACGAGGAAGACGAGAACATCTTTTTTCTTTCGTATAAAATTTGTTTCTTGATCATGTTTGCTAATGACCGTGTTTTGTAGTTAGGGCGTGTGGTCTAGTTGGTGAAGTGACGATCTCATTCAGAAGCTCGTTGTCGTGCAGTTTCTAACATCTAACACAGGATAAAAGGGACTGGAATGTAAGCAGGGAATGAGGGAAGGTACAACAAAATGTTTCTGCATTTGATGCATGATGTATAGCTACAAATTGCAGCTGAGGCATTTAATTTAGGCTTTTTGGGAAATCATCTTGGATTTTATTTTCATGTCTTGGGCTGTCTCATACATTCAGAGCCCAATCTTTAACACTAATATGTATCcaacaaatacaaaaaatgaggTTTTTAACATTTGGGTGGAATATGAAATTCATTTTATTTGAGGGACTATGGTTAAATAGCAATGAGTTTTCATATAGAAACATAATTTTGATATGGGAATTGTGGGAATGGTGAAATATTAGCAGCCCATTATCTTGCTATATGGCCCATTTTTCAAATTGGGTTAGGCccacttatgttgatctgtttgaattttgaaatgaTTCTATTCTTTACCTGTATTTTTCTCTTCGTAACCTAcgcatttaaatttaaatatcaaggaaatttaaataaaaatgtctCGATTCACATTTTTCAGTCTCTAAAAATTAACATATTCGATATTTTTGGTAGAGTGACGATCTCATGATTGAGAGtcataagttttaattaaatgggacaAATTTTGTTACCAATAAAAATATGATTCTCAATGGTGCTTTTTCACATCAATATATGCTAAATTGCAAACCTTGTTACTCAATAACAGAGATGGATCTAGAGGTCGGGCAGCCTCGGCGGTTGcccggtcaatttttttttattacttatatatatgtatatattttaatgaaatcttGGCGATCGCTTGGTCTGTTTTCTTtactaaaaattcattaaaaatatcCAATGAAATCTCACCCTGTCCTAATTAAATTCTTAGATCCGTCCCTGCTCAATAATACGATTTCATCTTActaaaaaaacaaataagatTCATCCTTccccaaattcaaattgaaaaaCAGAAATGTGACATACACCCATAAAATAAACTtagggtcaaaatttaaaatacccaccttcataacttatctatcaaaaatacccacttccacaaaacataaatcaaccatacccaattcataattaatgACAAAACTACCCCTTAACAAATCCTCTACATATTCATCATGAAACAGTTTCGGTTTTAAgattaatcaggcccaacatgcttccgtaacacttcaaaataattcttaaatttaaccaacattatacctttgtcgactggtcttcttcaggagtccgtcttgttgcgttttacggctcgtctgccaccccggcacgcaccaaccacacactcgcaagagatggttgcaacctttctccttcactaagtgccgactcaatactttgttggaaaaataaagaaaatatttttactgaaccggaatagttggacaaaaacaaagcgtttatagaggaattatataaaaattaatttatttcataaaatactccccaagggaggagactaacttgtttagctactcatagtagctaatacttgtgtacataaaaataaaaaggaactaaaactaaaaaaacgaaaaactttgaaaacaaaattaaaagattacaaagataattttctagagagaggaagtggtgtgtgaaaatgtgttCTGAATTTTCGATGATCCTTTCTCTCCAGAGCTtcggtt is a window encoding:
- the LOC130999584 gene encoding uncharacterized protein LOC130999584 isoform X1, whose amino-acid sequence is MDKLQWGNRKRLRCVKVKDSPLSGKSDGGGAAVVKKKITSRVVDNNLSNNVNNCSKDGNALPPVPSPLRSTRDLGASRSIANDNRKASTSLSPEKEDRYYTTRGSGGFDDATKALFANPKEENRKVVWPKLLIALSSKEKEEDFMAMKGCKPPQRPKKRAKLIQRTILLVSPGAWLTDLCQERYEVREKKTSKKVNKPWYMLLGLGPSLSVFEECDEFWMCDLLQKPRGLKAMGTVESDSE